A part of Lactobacillus sp. ESL0700 genomic DNA contains:
- a CDS encoding ElyC/SanA/YdcF family protein has product MHFFQIFSSNQPFTYLTILLFLTFIVFLTTWLKEPRRLLNGILFTIFILILGIWFTVLIIATNLQILVNIYIVVLALFVTVIVLMAAFSWLFFLWNAYFVWQRESHTLPNLLTLFIGLALIIVWAIALIGPFKAAPNWLKALLYATPAVVLYLLLVAYNFLVNLALYQLVPRQYNQDYLIVLGAGLYNGETVTPLLASRINRAIQFAQKQVAKGRKMPKLIMSGGQGKDEKISEAQAMTEYALARGIAPDNILREDKSQNTYQNMLFSAKVATKDYGSDNYRAKFFSNNYHIFRASLFARAAGLNANGVGSYTRFYFLPNAIVREFAGVLVMNKKRHLIVIALILVAFILLALLTSLGLA; this is encoded by the coding sequence ATGCACTTTTTTCAAATTTTTAGTTCAAATCAGCCATTTACCTACCTAACGATTCTATTATTCCTTACATTTATCGTGTTTTTAACTACTTGGTTAAAAGAACCGCGGCGCCTTTTAAATGGAATTTTATTTACAATCTTCATTTTAATACTTGGAATTTGGTTTACCGTGTTAATTATTGCCACTAATTTGCAGATTCTAGTCAATATTTACATTGTCGTGCTGGCGCTTTTTGTAACTGTTATTGTTTTGATGGCTGCTTTTTCCTGGCTCTTCTTTTTGTGGAACGCTTATTTTGTTTGGCAGCGCGAAAGCCACACATTGCCTAATTTGCTAACCCTTTTTATTGGTCTGGCTTTAATTATTGTTTGGGCAATTGCATTAATCGGCCCATTTAAAGCTGCACCAAATTGGCTAAAAGCCTTGCTTTATGCTACACCAGCTGTCGTTTTGTACTTATTACTGGTCGCTTACAACTTTCTGGTTAACTTAGCACTCTACCAACTAGTCCCACGGCAATATAACCAAGACTACCTAATCGTTTTAGGCGCTGGACTATATAATGGCGAGACTGTGACACCTCTACTTGCCAGCCGCATTAATCGAGCAATTCAATTTGCGCAGAAACAGGTTGCGAAGGGCCGAAAAATGCCTAAATTAATTATGTCTGGTGGCCAAGGCAAAGACGAAAAAATCTCTGAAGCCCAAGCGATGACAGAATATGCTTTGGCCCGCGGGATTGCACCTGACAACATTCTGCGCGAGGATAAATCCCAGAATACGTATCAGAATATGCTCTTTTCAGCAAAAGTAGCGACCAAAGACTACGGCAGTGATAATTATCGGGCTAAATTTTTTAGTAATAATTATCACATTTTTCGAGCTTCTCTTTTTGCCCGCGCTGCTGGACTGAACGCTAATGGTGTTGGCTCATACACCAGGTTTTACTTCTTGCCCAACGCCATTGTGCGCGAATTTGCCGGTGTGCTTGTGATGAATAAAAAGCGCCACTTAATAGTTATTGCATTAATATTGGTAGCATTTATTCTGTTGGCACTTTTGACTAGCTTGGGCTTGGCTTAG
- a CDS encoding ABC transporter ATP-binding protein/permease, giving the protein MLQLKDLRKSYHVGDTVTHALDDVSISFRNQEFVAILGPSGSGKTTMLNVIGGLDRYDSGDLIINGKSTKNFKETDWDAYRNNSVGFVFQNYNLISHLSIIANVELGMNLSGVPASERHKRAIEALTQVGLKEHINKKPNQLSGGQMQRVAIARALANNPDILLCDEPTGALDTETSEQIMQLIKQVAKDRLVIMVTHNPKLAEEYASRIVNFQDGKILNDSDPYEPKDEQDTFKLKRTKMSYWNAIKLSFTNIMTKKGRTTLTAFASSIGIISIAIVLALSNGFQKQIDTTMSKALAKYPVSISQTATNASSTKNDDSDKNVKNRGYITAKESELQSSTHQNKITPAYINYVKKINPDYANNISYQRGVNLNLLAKDGHKIKRVKFSTIATGATSAQESALAEVQESSGFGSAVFPTTLKSGKTSFLKDNYQLLNGSWPKKATDLILVTNNKDTVNINVFKNLGFKIKNGEKLPFNKLLGKEYKIIDNDDYYQKLPTGMFIPQKADTAMFNNSKTTLRVVGIIRPKNKDSLALLSPGITYSDQLTQHIIKSNQNSAIVTAQKKSKQNVMTGQNMSTAEKKQMMQAIGGSTLPMGIMIYPNDFNSKDKVLDYLDKWNKGKSKKNKIIYTDMSSAVTSMTGGLLNGITTVLVAFAAISLVTSMIMIGILTYTSVLERTKEIGVLKALGARKKDITRVFDAETFILGVFSGVLGIIIAYLLTFPINSILYNITDLTNVAQLNPIHALILIIISTILTLLGGHLPARMAAKKDAAIALRSE; this is encoded by the coding sequence ATGCTACAATTAAAAGATTTACGCAAATCCTACCACGTAGGTGATACCGTCACACATGCACTTGATGATGTTTCGATTTCATTTCGTAATCAAGAATTTGTCGCCATTTTAGGACCGAGTGGTTCCGGAAAAACAACTATGCTAAATGTCATTGGCGGTCTTGACCGTTATGACTCCGGTGACCTAATTATCAACGGTAAATCAACCAAAAATTTTAAAGAAACTGATTGGGACGCATACCGCAACAACTCTGTTGGTTTTGTCTTCCAAAATTACAATCTAATCTCGCACCTCTCAATTATCGCCAACGTCGAATTGGGAATGAATTTATCTGGTGTCCCTGCCAGTGAACGCCATAAACGTGCAATCGAGGCCTTAACACAAGTTGGGCTGAAGGAACATATTAACAAAAAGCCCAACCAATTATCTGGCGGTCAAATGCAACGGGTGGCAATTGCGCGAGCATTAGCTAATAATCCCGATATTTTACTCTGTGACGAGCCGACTGGAGCCCTTGATACTGAAACTTCTGAGCAAATCATGCAGCTAATTAAGCAGGTTGCTAAAGACCGCTTGGTAATTATGGTGACGCACAACCCTAAATTGGCCGAGGAATATGCTTCTAGAATCGTCAACTTCCAGGATGGTAAAATTCTCAACGATTCTGACCCTTATGAGCCAAAAGATGAGCAAGATACGTTTAAGCTTAAACGCACAAAAATGTCTTATTGGAACGCAATTAAATTGAGTTTTACCAATATTATGACCAAGAAAGGCCGCACAACACTGACGGCTTTTGCATCAAGTATCGGGATCATTTCAATTGCCATCGTTTTAGCGTTATCCAACGGTTTTCAAAAGCAAATTGATACCACGATGAGCAAGGCACTAGCTAAATATCCCGTTTCAATCAGCCAAACGGCAACCAACGCATCAAGCACTAAAAACGATGATTCTGATAAAAACGTCAAAAATCGCGGCTATATTACGGCCAAAGAAAGCGAACTGCAATCTTCCACGCACCAAAATAAAATTACGCCTGCGTATATTAATTACGTGAAAAAGATTAATCCTGACTATGCTAATAATATTTCTTACCAGCGCGGTGTTAATCTCAACTTACTGGCTAAAGATGGTCATAAAATCAAACGCGTTAAATTCTCAACAATTGCTACTGGCGCTACTAGCGCACAGGAATCCGCATTAGCGGAAGTCCAAGAAAGCAGCGGTTTTGGCTCAGCCGTTTTCCCAACTACTCTTAAATCAGGGAAGACTTCATTCCTGAAAGATAATTATCAATTACTCAATGGTTCCTGGCCCAAGAAGGCTACTGACTTGATTTTGGTAACCAACAATAAGGACACTGTTAATATTAATGTCTTTAAGAACTTAGGCTTCAAAATTAAGAATGGTGAAAAACTGCCGTTCAACAAGTTGCTTGGCAAAGAATACAAAATCATTGATAACGACGATTACTACCAAAAATTGCCAACAGGAATGTTCATTCCGCAAAAAGCTGATACAGCAATGTTCAACAACAGTAAAACTACGCTGCGAGTAGTTGGCATTATTCGACCAAAGAACAAAGATTCACTCGCCCTACTTTCTCCTGGAATTACCTATAGTGATCAGCTAACGCAACACATCATTAAGTCCAACCAAAATTCTGCAATTGTGACCGCACAAAAGAAGTCCAAGCAGAATGTTATGACTGGACAAAATATGAGCACAGCTGAAAAGAAGCAGATGATGCAAGCTATCGGTGGTTCAACTTTGCCAATGGGCATCATGATTTATCCAAATGACTTTAATTCAAAGGATAAAGTTTTAGATTATCTCGATAAATGGAATAAAGGCAAGAGTAAGAAAAACAAGATTATTTATACCGATATGTCGAGTGCCGTTACGTCAATGACTGGTGGTTTGCTCAACGGAATTACCACGGTTCTTGTGGCCTTTGCCGCAATTTCATTGGTTACCTCAATGATTATGATTGGAATTTTAACTTATACTTCCGTTCTTGAGCGAACTAAAGAAATTGGTGTGCTCAAGGCTTTAGGTGCTCGGAAGAAAGATATTACCCGTGTATTTGATGCCGAGACATTTATTTTGGGCGTCTTTTCGGGAGTCTTAGGAATTATCATCGCTTACCTGTTAACCTTCCCAATTAACAGCATCTTGTACAACATCACCGATTTAACAAATGTAGCTCAACTTAATCCAATTCATGCATTAATTTTGATCATCATTTCAACAATTTTGACTCTGCTTGGCGGTCACCTACCTGCACGAATGGCAGCTAAGAAGGATGCAGCAATTGCATTAAGAAGTGAATAA
- a CDS encoding DUF2087 domain-containing protein codes for MTEQGKTQRQHYLDENGFITAWPGKAHKRQLILQYLASKFGTNKKYSEPEVNLILRKYIDDYVTRRRDLVEAHLLERTDDGVSYWLKSRK; via the coding sequence ATGACCGAACAAGGAAAAACACAACGCCAACATTATTTAGATGAAAATGGCTTTATTACAGCCTGGCCCGGAAAAGCCCATAAACGTCAGCTGATTTTACAATATTTAGCCAGTAAATTTGGAACTAACAAAAAATATTCAGAACCTGAAGTTAATTTGATTTTACGCAAATATATCGATGATTACGTTACCCGCAGACGCGACTTAGTTGAAGCTCACTTATTAGAGCGGACCGATGACGGCGTTAGTTATTGGCTTAAATCCAGAAAATAA
- a CDS encoding glucosamine-6-phosphate deaminase produces MKIITTTNNVQGGVEAFKIFKHEIENGAKVLGLATGSTPVTLYQELAASSLDTSNLISINLDEYVGLTPDNDQSYHYFMQKNLFAKKPFKKTYIPDGIKAINDPEGAAADYDKIIAENPIDVQLLGIGQNGHIAFNEPGTPFDSTTHEVTLTENTIKANSRFFSNIDDVPKSAICMGIANIMSAKKIVIMAFGANKAKAIKAMISGPVTEDVPASILQKHPDVTVIVDPAAASELNK; encoded by the coding sequence ATGAAAATAATTACTACAACCAACAATGTCCAAGGCGGCGTTGAAGCTTTCAAAATTTTTAAACATGAAATCGAAAATGGCGCTAAAGTACTAGGACTTGCCACTGGCTCTACCCCGGTAACTTTGTACCAAGAACTAGCAGCAAGTAGCCTTGATACCAGTAACTTAATCAGCATTAACTTGGACGAATACGTCGGTTTAACTCCTGATAACGACCAAAGTTACCACTACTTTATGCAAAAGAATCTCTTTGCTAAGAAGCCATTTAAGAAAACTTACATTCCTGATGGTATTAAGGCAATTAATGATCCTGAAGGCGCTGCTGCTGATTATGATAAAATCATTGCTGAAAATCCAATCGATGTGCAACTTTTAGGAATTGGCCAAAATGGTCATATTGCCTTTAACGAGCCTGGAACACCTTTTGACTCAACTACTCACGAAGTAACATTAACCGAAAACACAATTAAGGCAAATTCTCGTTTCTTCAGTAACATTGACGATGTGCCAAAATCCGCTATTTGTATGGGCATTGCCAACATTATGTCAGCCAAGAAAATTGTAATTATGGCTTTTGGTGCTAACAAAGCCAAGGCAATCAAGGCGATGATTTCTGGACCTGTAACAGAAGACGTGCCAGCATCTATCTTGCAAAAGCACCCTGACGTAACAGTAATTGTTGATCCAGCTGCTGCAAGTGAACTAAATAAATAA
- the amaP gene encoding alkaline shock response membrane anchor protein AmaP, translated as MKRSKKWLLILCAILLLPLPVYLLWQNCNLWQKYLQLKLPSIGTLNPIFTWYLIAISAIMLVILIISLLILLFWPVQSSFHLIPKQSGQVKVTNKAVNGFVLSSLKDLPYLNNAKVDSKLTKNHIKISVSGDLGAGENVANLLEDYLQKIKVDLKQLLGIEQKPKIRIKFTNYHDGEKPEKRVQ; from the coding sequence TTGAAGCGAAGTAAAAAATGGCTATTAATATTGTGTGCAATACTCCTATTGCCTTTACCAGTCTATCTTTTATGGCAAAACTGTAACTTGTGGCAAAAATATTTACAGCTAAAATTACCATCAATTGGTACTCTTAACCCAATATTTACTTGGTATCTAATTGCCATTAGCGCCATTATGCTTGTTATCTTAATTATTAGTTTGTTGATTTTGCTTTTTTGGCCAGTACAAAGCAGTTTTCACCTGATTCCAAAACAAAGCGGACAGGTGAAAGTCACTAACAAAGCCGTCAACGGCTTTGTCTTAAGCTCACTAAAAGACCTCCCTTACCTAAACAACGCTAAGGTGGATTCTAAATTAACTAAGAACCATATCAAAATTAGTGTGAGCGGTGATCTTGGAGCTGGAGAAAATGTCGCTAATTTGCTTGAAGACTATCTTCAAAAAATAAAAGTTGATCTTAAGCAACTACTAGGAATTGAGCAAAAGCCAAAAATTAGAATTAAGTTTACTAACTATCACGACGGTGAAAAGCCTGAAAAGCGCGTTCAGTAA
- a CDS encoding DUF2273 domain-containing protein, with the protein MKEILQNHLPEISGAIIGLLLAFCFLGLGFFKTIFVIVMLICGLLVGHFWPILKKLMNK; encoded by the coding sequence ATGAAAGAAATCTTGCAAAATCACCTTCCAGAAATAAGTGGCGCGATCATTGGTCTACTTTTAGCTTTTTGTTTTTTGGGATTAGGCTTTTTTAAGACAATTTTTGTAATCGTAATGTTAATTTGTGGCCTACTAGTTGGGCACTTTTGGCCAATACTCAAAAAGCTAATGAACAAGTAA
- a CDS encoding Asp23/Gls24 family envelope stress response protein, protein MTQTNSNQEIKGELKYDSKVIQKIIGIALSDIKGLLTVDGGFFSNLTDKIVNNNDVTTGVNVEVGKTQVAVDIDIVAEYGVQITKLYDQIKEKIYNKVKEMTGLDTVEVNVTVVDIKTQEQHQKDSVSLQDRITGVTKDTKEKIDDQKDSKQTEDKEDRVK, encoded by the coding sequence ATGACACAAACAAATTCAAATCAAGAAATTAAAGGCGAGCTAAAATACGACTCTAAAGTAATCCAGAAAATCATTGGCATTGCCCTATCAGACATCAAAGGGCTGTTAACCGTTGACGGCGGCTTTTTCTCTAATTTAACCGATAAAATTGTTAATAATAATGATGTTACGACCGGCGTTAATGTAGAAGTTGGCAAAACTCAAGTTGCCGTTGATATTGATATTGTTGCAGAATACGGCGTACAAATTACAAAATTATACGATCAAATCAAAGAGAAGATTTACAACAAGGTCAAAGAAATGACGGGACTCGATACTGTTGAAGTTAACGTCACTGTTGTTGACATTAAGACTCAGGAACAACATCAAAAAGATTCTGTCAGCTTGCAAGATCGCATTACAGGTGTAACCAAAGATACTAAAGAAAAAATTGATGATCAAAAAGATAGTAAACAAACAGAAGATAAAGAAGACCGCGTAAAGTAA
- a CDS encoding CPBP family intramembrane glutamic endopeptidase codes for MFSETTITKWHFCQTLFQLIILLVFLILGIAKSQHSSSASVIEIFFNFFFVCLQFTLLKKDQNSNSRLVQFNHYWESFTIALSLPNTLKILVKLFNEYHILNSTFWIALFTLYSLIMYIPMAELALYKTKNIWGRIFITFIMFLLLRSTPDKFIDAEKPAHWLLILNQSGFSGAIIFAIIMLIIMHDWGFQAPHLRISKRASKAIIGITFLFIIIRCLFNGFNVSESWTSILTSWDFYLAKSIAIPFFNSLEAGLAEEWLMRFCVLSLLLQYFENSHRQILWSVLCDGLIFGSIHITNLGAQSASATLQQMLFACCSGFVFAAIYLYSDSILISIGYHALFDAAAAVTTGALIMKSPSVFDWQETILLAIIDIIFAYFLISGSRKSTIIYNLKRRRLYL; via the coding sequence ATGTTTTCAGAAACAACTATTACAAAATGGCACTTTTGCCAAACGTTATTCCAATTAATTATTTTATTGGTGTTCCTTATTCTTGGGATTGCGAAATCACAGCATTCATCATCAGCTAGCGTTATTGAAATATTTTTTAACTTTTTCTTTGTTTGTTTACAATTTACTTTATTGAAAAAAGATCAAAATTCTAATAGTCGACTAGTACAATTCAATCATTATTGGGAAAGCTTTACAATTGCACTTTCATTGCCGAATACATTAAAAATTTTAGTTAAACTTTTTAATGAGTATCACATTCTAAATAGTACCTTTTGGATTGCATTATTTACCCTTTATTCGCTTATCATGTATATTCCAATGGCTGAACTTGCATTATACAAAACAAAAAACATTTGGGGCAGAATTTTTATTACCTTTATCATGTTTTTACTTTTGCGCTCTACACCGGATAAATTTATAGATGCTGAAAAGCCCGCACATTGGTTGTTAATTCTTAATCAATCCGGATTTAGTGGCGCAATCATTTTTGCAATCATTATGTTAATTATCATGCACGATTGGGGCTTTCAAGCACCACACTTGCGAATTAGTAAACGAGCTTCAAAAGCAATTATTGGAATTACCTTTTTATTCATCATTATTAGATGCTTATTTAATGGTTTCAATGTTAGTGAATCTTGGACAAGTATTTTAACTTCTTGGGATTTTTATTTAGCAAAATCTATAGCTATTCCATTTTTTAATTCCCTTGAAGCTGGACTTGCTGAAGAATGGTTAATGCGCTTCTGTGTTTTAAGTTTATTACTACAATATTTTGAAAATTCTCACAGACAAATTCTGTGGTCTGTTCTATGTGATGGGTTAATTTTTGGTTCAATACATATCACAAACTTAGGCGCACAATCTGCTTCTGCTACCCTGCAGCAAATGCTTTTTGCTTGTTGCTCTGGATTTGTTTTTGCGGCAATTTATTTATATTCCGACTCTATCTTAATTAGCATAGGCTACCATGCATTATTTGATGCGGCAGCAGCTGTTACAACAGGTGCACTAATAATGAAGTCACCTTCTGTTTTTGATTGGCAAGAAACAATTCTTCTAGCAATTATTGACATTATTTTTGCCTATTTCCTAATTTCTGGTTCTAGAAAAAGCACAATTATATACAACTTAAAACGTAGAAGATTATACCTTTAG
- a CDS encoding helix-turn-helix transcriptional regulator — protein sequence MKFGEHLKQARITRHLTQEEVSEKFFISRQTISSWENEKTYPDIVTLIKLSDFYQISLDTLLKEDIGMKEYLEKKNVITKLKPIKWCLTVIGLILIAFWLVSLSYSNIFVLLALVITIFVITALARLNELDQINTLNLKYNWQKYFDEHSKINYLVFTIILILAISLIIYQLQNINFNSATISGTSKSAGENFGYIIGYIFGDLTHRLLSVVLIIELYKQCVE from the coding sequence ATGAAATTCGGCGAGCATTTAAAGCAGGCACGAATTACGCGTCATCTAACTCAAGAAGAAGTCTCCGAAAAGTTCTTCATTAGCAGACAGACAATTTCTAGCTGGGAAAATGAAAAGACTTATCCAGATATTGTTACACTAATTAAATTAAGCGACTTCTACCAAATTTCACTTGATACCCTATTAAAGGAGGACATAGGTATGAAAGAATATTTAGAAAAAAAGAATGTTATTACGAAATTAAAGCCAATTAAGTGGTGTCTAACAGTAATTGGCCTGATATTAATTGCTTTTTGGTTAGTTAGCCTTAGTTACTCCAACATTTTTGTTCTATTAGCATTAGTAATCACGATTTTTGTCATCACAGCTTTAGCAAGACTAAATGAACTCGATCAAATAAATACTCTAAATTTAAAATATAATTGGCAAAAATACTTTGATGAGCATTCCAAAATAAATTATCTTGTTTTTACAATCATATTAATTTTAGCGATTAGCCTGATTATTTACCAACTTCAAAACATTAATTTTAATAGTGCAACTATATCAGGCACATCTAAATCAGCAGGTGAAAACTTCGGTTATATCATAGGTTATATTTTTGGCGATTTAACACATCGCCTACTATCTGTTGTACTTATTATCGAACTTTATAAACAATGTGTTGAATAA
- a CDS encoding adenylylsulfate kinase, whose product MKSKVLVVSGVTASGKTTLISELSKSYSFSKVISFDDYDIDQLPNAPEPTMPLKEAINQYDISELMNDFKQIYNNVPLILLDFPFGYCHETLKPYITWVVYIKTPLDVAFARQIIRDDQNKTAAEIIAWAKVYLSTARPLYVDNQEYVAKSADLVLDGTQPLEKEISEVKRLIS is encoded by the coding sequence ATGAAGAGTAAAGTCCTTGTAGTTAGTGGTGTAACCGCGAGTGGAAAGACGACACTGATTAGTGAATTGAGTAAATCATATTCATTTAGCAAGGTTATTTCGTTTGATGATTATGATATCGATCAATTACCCAATGCACCAGAACCAACAATGCCCTTAAAAGAAGCGATAAATCAATACGATATTAGTGAATTAATGAATGACTTTAAGCAAATATATAATAATGTACCGTTGATTTTGCTTGATTTTCCTTTCGGTTATTGTCATGAAACTTTAAAGCCATATATAACTTGGGTGGTCTATATTAAAACGCCACTGGATGTTGCTTTTGCACGGCAGATAATTCGTGATGATCAAAATAAAACTGCAGCAGAAATAATCGCTTGGGCTAAAGTATATTTATCAACGGCGCGGCCATTATATGTTGACAATCAAGAGTATGTTGCCAAGAGTGCGGACCTAGTACTAGATGGTACGCAACCTTTGGAAAAAGAAATTAGCGAAGTTAAGCGGCTAATTAGTTAA
- a CDS encoding deoxynucleoside kinase, with product MIQVIVLSGPIGAGKSSLTSILAEHLGTQAFYEGVDSNPVLPLYYKDMKRYTFLLNIYLLNHRIAQINQAVKEKNSVSDRSIYEDALFFKMNADSNVADPTEFKIYDGLLENMMEDTPGNPSKKPDLLIYIHVSLETMLKRIKKRGRSYEQISTDPSLKDYYARLIRYYEPWYENYNASPKIAIDGDKFDFITDENAKKEVLQQIDDKLRELGNLK from the coding sequence GTGATTCAAGTTATTGTTTTAAGCGGGCCAATTGGAGCCGGTAAATCCAGTTTAACCAGTATTTTAGCTGAACATCTAGGTACTCAAGCCTTCTATGAGGGAGTTGACAGCAATCCTGTTCTTCCCCTGTACTACAAGGACATGAAGCGATATACGTTTTTGCTCAATATCTACTTGCTCAACCATCGGATAGCACAGATTAATCAAGCAGTTAAAGAGAAAAACAGTGTTTCAGACCGTTCAATCTATGAAGATGCTCTCTTTTTCAAAATGAACGCAGACAGTAATGTCGCTGATCCAACAGAATTTAAGATTTACGACGGCTTGCTCGAAAACATGATGGAAGATACTCCCGGTAATCCAAGTAAGAAGCCGGATTTACTCATTTACATTCATGTGTCGCTAGAAACAATGCTTAAACGCATTAAAAAGCGCGGTCGCTCTTATGAACAAATCAGTACAGATCCTAGTTTAAAGGACTACTATGCACGCCTGATTCGCTACTATGAGCCATGGTATGAAAATTACAATGCATCACCTAAAATAGCAATTGATGGTGATAAATTTGATTTCATTACTGATGAAAATGCTAAAAAAGAAGTTTTGCAGCAAATTGATGACAAATTGCGCGAACTAGGTAATTTAAAATAA
- a CDS encoding deoxynucleoside kinase, whose protein sequence is MTVIVLSGPIGAGKSSLTSILADYLGTKPFYESVDNNPVLPLFYADPKKYAFLLQVFFLNTRFRSIKDALTEDNNVLDRSIYEDALFFQMNADIGRATQEEVDTYYELLNNMMSELTHMPKKNPDLLVHINVSYDTMIKRIQKRGRPYEQLSYDATLEDYYKRLLRYYKPWYDKYDYSPKMEIDGDALDFMTDEQARATVLDQIVAKLKEVGKLPESWDKPTDIKISE, encoded by the coding sequence ATGACAGTTATTGTTTTAAGCGGGCCAATTGGAGCCGGTAAATCCAGTTTAACCAGTATTTTAGCAGATTATTTAGGTACTAAGCCATTCTACGAAAGCGTCGATAACAACCCTGTTTTGCCGCTTTTTTACGCTGATCCTAAAAAATACGCCTTTTTATTGCAAGTATTTTTCCTAAATACACGTTTTCGCAGTATTAAAGATGCTTTAACAGAAGACAACAATGTTCTAGATCGTTCAATTTATGAAGATGCCCTTTTCTTCCAAATGAATGCTGACATTGGTCGGGCAACTCAAGAAGAAGTAGACACTTATTATGAATTATTAAACAACATGATGAGTGAGCTTACCCATATGCCAAAGAAGAATCCTGACTTGTTAGTCCACATCAACGTTTCTTATGACACGATGATCAAGCGAATTCAAAAGCGTGGTCGTCCTTACGAACAGCTTAGTTACGACGCAACGCTTGAAGACTATTACAAGCGGCTCTTGCGTTACTACAAGCCATGGTATGACAAGTACGATTATTCACCTAAGATGGAAATTGATGGTGATGCTCTTGACTTTATGACCGATGAGCAAGCTCGGGCAACAGTTTTAGACCAGATTGTTGCCAAATTAAAAGAAGTTGGCAAATTACCTGAGTCATGGGATAAGCCAACTGACATTAAGATTTCTGAATAA
- a CDS encoding amino acid ABC transporter permease produces the protein MNYINAIMPSLLQGAQMTLSLFCWTLIISIPLGIIISLGLISHIKPLQLFLKFYVWIMRGTPLLLQLIFVFYGLPIIGVIFQRYDAALFAFILNYAAYFAEIFRGGFQAIPEGQYESARVLRLTKMQTLKHIVIPQVVKIVIPSIGNEVINLVKDTSLVYVIGLGDLLRAGNVATARDVTLVPLVLVGIIYLAMTGIASYLLKKIENSYSKWK, from the coding sequence ATGAATTACATTAACGCCATCATGCCTTCCCTACTTCAGGGAGCACAAATGACTTTATCACTGTTTTGTTGGACACTTATTATTTCTATTCCCTTAGGAATTATCATTAGCTTAGGGCTCATCTCGCATATTAAGCCTTTGCAGCTCTTTTTAAAATTTTATGTTTGGATTATGCGGGGAACGCCATTATTATTACAATTAATTTTTGTTTTCTATGGCTTACCAATTATTGGCGTGATTTTTCAGCGCTATGATGCGGCATTATTTGCTTTTATCCTCAACTATGCAGCATATTTTGCAGAAATTTTTCGGGGCGGCTTTCAAGCTATTCCCGAAGGACAATATGAAAGTGCGCGAGTTTTGCGATTAACTAAGATGCAAACATTAAAGCATATTGTTATTCCTCAAGTTGTTAAGATTGTTATCCCATCCATTGGTAACGAGGTTATCAATCTGGTTAAGGATACTTCCCTAGTCTATGTTATTGGCCTTGGTGACCTCCTAAGAGCCGGCAATGTTGCCACAGCAAGAGATGTCACCCTAGTGCCACTAGTTTTGGTTGGTATCATCTACCTAGCTATGACGGGAATTGCATCTTATCTTTTGAAGAAAATTGAAAATAGTTATTCTAAATGGAAATAG